One Nostoc sp. UHCC 0302 DNA window includes the following coding sequences:
- a CDS encoding alpha/beta hydrolase gives MPVRQILSTPDIQLSYLEWNQGQKPLLLLHGLGDHALVWSSLGDYLAADYHIVAPDMRGHGESSKPQKDYSFASAIADLELLMEHLGWTFAHVVSHSWTGKLVAIWARQNPKLLRSMILIDPIFIWKMPSVFRLTFPMLYRFLPFLKSMGPFASYEEAEQQARQLKQYQGWSSLQQQVFQAGIEQKADGSWGSKFTIAARDGIFEEVMQVPGFTIPLETPALFIQPEQGLNRQDWQIQPYKTYLKNLRVCQAPGNHWPFLTQPDAFNQTVAAFLVEHS, from the coding sequence ATGCCTGTACGTCAAATATTATCAACGCCTGATATCCAACTTTCTTATTTAGAGTGGAACCAAGGTCAAAAGCCGCTACTCCTGTTACATGGCTTAGGTGACCACGCTCTTGTTTGGTCTAGCTTAGGAGATTACTTGGCGGCAGACTATCATATAGTTGCCCCGGATATGCGTGGACATGGCGAAAGTAGTAAACCCCAGAAGGATTATAGTTTTGCAAGTGCGATCGCAGACCTTGAATTACTCATGGAACATCTGGGATGGACTTTTGCTCATGTTGTGAGTCACTCGTGGACAGGCAAATTAGTTGCCATTTGGGCAAGACAAAACCCAAAGCTTTTGCGGAGCATGATTTTAATAGATCCGATATTCATTTGGAAAATGCCCAGCGTCTTCAGGCTAACTTTCCCGATGTTGTATCGCTTTTTACCTTTTCTCAAAAGCATGGGCCCCTTTGCCAGTTATGAAGAAGCCGAACAACAAGCACGGCAGTTAAAGCAATATCAAGGATGGAGTTCCTTGCAACAGCAAGTTTTCCAAGCAGGAATTGAACAAAAAGCTGATGGTAGTTGGGGTAGCAAATTTACTATTGCCGCCCGCGATGGAATTTTTGAAGAAGTAATGCAAGTACCTGGTTTTACCATCCCCCTTGAAACTCCTGCCCTTTTCATCCAGCCAGAACAAGGACTCAACCGCCAAGATTGGCAAATCCAACCTTACAAAACCTATCTCAAAAACTTACGTGTTTGCCAAGCTCCTGGCAATCACTGGCCCTTTTTGACGCAACCAGACGCATTTAACCAGACTGTAGCAGCTTTTTTAGTAGAACACAGTTGA
- a CDS encoding SagB/ThcOx family dehydrogenase: MPELHQSIAQHYHERTKYDPETLASKNQRLDWAKQPVPFKEYKIGSTFDLKPYIQEKPEAFVNQPDAQWWQRLSRLLFRSYGMTARMPSMGSAVYLRAAPSAGGLYPAEVYLVSRGTSSLPPGLYNYQCRTHSLMHFWESDVWQSLQAACFWHPALENTQVAIIITAVFYRSAWRYEDRAYRRIFLDTGHLLGNIELAGAITDYRPHLIGGFVDEAVNDLLYVDPQQEGAIAILPLADLLDINQNLPLGCTALPSTTETNYPQIPDGELLTYFHQHTQIQVGVTGKLNLPTVKQEKSLEDKYNFPFCLKIPTATTPMYWGENLSELETTIYKRRSTRAYSGDDLTFDELKALLDFTYQPQNYIDQSLDISPDYFDLNLIETFIAVSGVKGLEAGCYYYAPKAQELRQIRFKNFRRELHFLCLGQELGRDAAAVLFHTANLKSAIAQYGDRVYRYLHMDSGHLGQRLNLAAIRLNLGVSGIGGFFDDQVNEILGIPGDEAVLYITTLGRPR; encoded by the coding sequence ATGCCAGAATTACACCAATCAATTGCTCAGCATTACCACGAGCGCACTAAATATGACCCTGAGACCCTTGCCTCGAAAAATCAGAGGTTAGACTGGGCCAAGCAGCCAGTGCCTTTCAAAGAGTACAAAATTGGTTCTACTTTTGATCTCAAACCTTACATTCAAGAAAAACCAGAGGCATTTGTTAATCAACCAGATGCTCAATGGTGGCAAAGACTATCGCGGTTGCTGTTTCGTAGCTATGGAATGACGGCGAGAATGCCTTCTATGGGTAGTGCGGTGTATCTTAGAGCTGCTCCTAGTGCGGGTGGATTGTACCCTGCGGAGGTATATCTAGTTTCCCGTGGTACATCGTCATTACCACCTGGACTATATAACTACCAATGTCGGACTCATTCCCTAATGCATTTTTGGGAAAGTGATGTTTGGCAAAGTTTGCAAGCTGCCTGTTTCTGGCATCCCGCTTTGGAAAATACCCAAGTAGCGATTATTATTACTGCGGTTTTCTATCGTTCGGCATGGCGCTATGAAGATAGAGCTTATCGCCGGATTTTTCTAGATACAGGACACCTGCTGGGTAATATCGAATTAGCTGGGGCGATTACTGATTATCGCCCACATTTGATTGGCGGCTTTGTTGATGAAGCGGTAAACGATTTGCTTTATGTCGATCCACAACAAGAAGGTGCGATCGCAATTTTACCTTTGGCAGACTTGTTAGATATCAATCAAAATTTGCCGCTGGGATGTACTGCTTTACCTTCTACCACTGAAACTAATTATCCACAAATCCCGGATGGGGAACTGCTGACGTATTTTCATCAGCACACCCAAATTCAAGTAGGTGTAACTGGCAAGCTCAATTTACCGACTGTCAAACAAGAAAAATCTTTGGAGGATAAATACAATTTTCCTTTCTGTCTGAAAATTCCCACCGCGACAACCCCTATGTACTGGGGAGAAAATTTGTCAGAACTGGAAACCACTATCTACAAGCGACGTTCTACCCGCGCCTACAGTGGTGATGATTTAACCTTCGATGAACTCAAAGCCTTACTCGATTTCACCTACCAACCGCAAAATTACATCGATCAAAGTTTAGATATTTCTCCAGACTACTTTGACTTGAATTTAATTGAAACATTTATTGCTGTCTCTGGGGTCAAAGGATTGGAGGCAGGCTGTTATTATTACGCCCCCAAAGCTCAAGAATTGCGGCAAATTCGGTTTAAAAATTTCCGGCGAGAGTTACACTTTCTCTGCTTGGGACAGGAATTAGGGCGGGATGCCGCAGCAGTGCTGTTTCATACAGCCAATCTCAAATCAGCGATCGCACAGTATGGCGATCGTGTTTACCGTTATTTACATATGGATTCAGGTCATTTGGGGCAACGGCTAAATTTAGCTGCAATTCGCCTGAATTTAGGCGTCAGCGGTATCGGTGGCTTCTTTGATGATCAAGTAAATGAAATTTTGGGTATTCCTGGTGATGAAGCTGTTCTCTATATCACTACTTTGGGGCGGCCGAGATGA
- a CDS encoding serine/threonine-protein kinase: MSLCINPVCPKPNNPDNYENRFCQSCGSQLELLGSYRVMHLLSDKTGFSKVYEAYEQDTPKVLKVLQEDLSSDTEAVELFQQEVSILGHLNHPGIPKADNYFQYQTRNGLVLHCMVMEKIEGLNLEQWLQQNHPISQEMAIAWLRQLTEILDVVHGKKYMHRDIKPSNIIIRSPLAKVRQIETTDMAWSDIVLIDFGTARKITRTCDGMTAMMSSGYSAPEQMNGQAVPQSDLFALGRTFVFLLTGNHPLDMYNIPRNLLDWHNHATHISPLLLHLIDRLMAPEVEKRPANAHEILQELEEIERELTGSTAVNLNKIEIYKPENLALSTSDKKVLPEPKQEKVPILAFFTVVLISLGLLAVFALATRPSKSTVIPNYGQSPNRKGKIDYFAYKEGKDSQGRTAKFNIAVLSVEYKWLVSSNFQIQYNDQVISVGLLKLNLEEEGIEKLMDESSEIISVGTASCKGNSEVEERKALERSQEIQILAKKLFSNTARIKGFRLLNLGQFLRSDCQAPQDLTAYQRSIIIIGVKQKTAGVILDEALRDRLENKPFADFKLKDYSLGSVENFKTIPSNL, from the coding sequence ATGAGTCTTTGTATCAATCCCGTTTGCCCTAAACCAAACAACCCCGATAATTATGAAAACCGCTTTTGTCAAAGTTGTGGTTCCCAGTTGGAATTGCTAGGAAGCTATCGAGTCATGCATTTGTTGAGTGACAAAACGGGGTTTAGCAAAGTTTATGAAGCATACGAGCAAGATACGCCTAAAGTCCTCAAAGTTCTGCAAGAGGATTTATCAAGCGACACTGAAGCTGTAGAACTATTTCAGCAAGAGGTAAGTATACTGGGACATCTAAACCATCCCGGAATTCCGAAAGCGGATAATTACTTTCAGTACCAAACCAGAAATGGTTTAGTGTTGCACTGCATGGTAATGGAAAAAATTGAGGGGCTTAACTTAGAGCAGTGGCTACAGCAGAATCATCCTATTTCCCAAGAAATGGCGATCGCGTGGTTGAGACAGTTGACAGAAATCTTAGATGTAGTGCATGGCAAAAAGTATATGCATCGAGATATTAAGCCATCTAACATCATCATCCGCTCTCCTCTTGCCAAAGTGCGTCAAATTGAGACAACTGACATGGCTTGGAGCGATATAGTATTAATTGACTTTGGTACTGCCAGAAAAATAACCAGAACCTGCGACGGAATGACAGCAATGATGTCATCTGGTTACAGCGCCCCCGAACAAATGAATGGTCAAGCTGTACCACAATCAGATTTGTTTGCTTTGGGACGCACCTTTGTATTTTTGTTGACGGGAAATCATCCCTTAGATATGTACAACATCCCCCGCAATTTGTTGGACTGGCACAATCATGCTACTCACATCTCACCCTTACTGTTGCATTTAATTGATAGGCTAATGGCTCCAGAGGTAGAAAAACGCCCTGCCAATGCCCACGAGATTTTGCAAGAGTTAGAAGAAATTGAACGCGAGCTAACAGGAAGTACCGCTGTAAATCTCAATAAAATTGAAATTTATAAACCTGAAAATTTAGCTTTATCTACAAGTGATAAAAAGGTTTTACCTGAACCTAAACAAGAAAAAGTACCAATTTTGGCATTTTTTACAGTAGTTTTAATATCATTAGGATTACTTGCTGTATTTGCTTTAGCAACGAGACCATCAAAATCTACTGTTATACCCAATTACGGACAGTCTCCAAACAGAAAAGGTAAAATTGATTATTTTGCTTATAAAGAAGGTAAAGATAGTCAAGGTAGGACAGCTAAATTTAATATTGCTGTTTTATCAGTAGAATATAAATGGCTTGTAAGCAGTAATTTTCAAATTCAATATAATGATCAAGTTATCAGTGTTGGCCTTTTAAAGTTAAATCTGGAGGAAGAAGGTATAGAGAAGTTAATGGATGAATCAAGTGAAATTATTTCTGTAGGCACAGCTTCTTGTAAAGGAAATTCAGAAGTTGAAGAACGTAAAGCACTTGAACGTTCTCAAGAAATACAAATTTTAGCAAAGAAATTATTTAGTAATACAGCCAGAATCAAAGGTTTTCGCTTATTAAATTTAGGTCAATTTCTGCGGAGTGATTGCCAAGCACCGCAGGATTTAACTGCATACCAGAGAAGTATTATAATTATTGGCGTTAAACAAAAAACAGCAGGTGTAATTCTCGATGAAGCTTTAAGAGATAGATTAGAGAATAAACCATTTGCTGATTTTAAGTTAAAAGATTATTCTTTAGGTTCAGTGGAAAATTTTAAAACAATTCCTAGCAACTTGTAG
- a CDS encoding helix-turn-helix domain-containing protein, with amino-acid sequence MSGVYQLEIKETVAELKDLLAIQKTATAKERVQLLYLLKTGHGQTISQTAEIIGRNRVTLHKWIRQYKAGGIEGLLKQKSSPGRPRTIPNWAEKALEKRLQEPLGFNGYQEIVEWLEQNLGVNSCYKTVHKLVYYRLESSPKVPRPKSVEQKQPQVEAFKKTLHTT; translated from the coding sequence ATGTCAGGGGTATATCAACTAGAAATTAAAGAGACTGTCGCAGAACTCAAAGATTTACTGGCAATACAAAAAACTGCGACGGCTAAAGAAAGAGTGCAGCTACTATATTTACTCAAAACAGGGCATGGTCAAACAATTTCTCAAACCGCAGAAATTATTGGTCGAAATCGAGTGACCCTACACAAGTGGATTCGACAGTACAAAGCAGGCGGTATTGAAGGACTATTAAAACAAAAATCTTCGCCAGGAAGACCAAGAACCATCCCAAACTGGGCAGAAAAAGCATTAGAGAAAAGATTGCAAGAACCACTTGGATTTAATGGTTATCAAGAAATTGTAGAGTGGCTAGAACAAAACTTGGGAGTCAATTCTTGCTACAAGACAGTTCACAAACTGGTTTATTACCGTTTGGAGTCATCGCCAAAAGTACCACGCCCCAAAAGCGTTGAACAAAAACAACCACAAGTAGAGGCATTTAAAAAAACCTTGCACACAACTTAG